The following proteins are co-located in the Cyprinus carpio isolate SPL01 chromosome B19, ASM1834038v1, whole genome shotgun sequence genome:
- the LOC109111020 gene encoding hereditary hemochromatosis protein homolog isoform X2, with product MRKENRTNHTDLHILQWRHGCAAECHSNGLVTFLQGTDEYAYNGETLTFNLSKHWKPLVLEHGIIWNRESVSRLERKCVETLTSLSELQREGKVIKKALPDIYFFVKASGSSEQQVLVCLATGFYPKHVQMEIRRDQTRLPDEQLNSSGIRSNADGSFQLKKSLKILPSERSRYQCVVTEWILPITYMAYRGGVLLYIVILVSLIVVPIVLTIYLLIKYIKHPKKQKTPKTPSQVKLLKTRADLAAALNASSDEENATDDSMEEVQIEELHETQSLCEAKETPAAARGAMGSKNISLPNFAMKREDTDQNTVTQNALLLPLQRNCRSKTISMPALALERKDNSDSS from the exons atgagaaaagaaaacaggacaAACCACACAG ATCTTCATATTCTTCAGTGGAGACACGGCTGTGCAGCTGAATGTCACTCTAATGGTTTAGTAACATTTCTTCAAGGCACTGATGAATACGCCTATAATGGAGAGACCTTGACCTTTAACCTCTCTAAGCACTGGAAACCTTTAGTCCTTGAGCACGGCATCATCTGGAACAGAGAATCAGTTTCCCGCCTGGAGAGGAAATGTGTGGAAACGTTAACCAGCCTCAGTGAACTTCAACGAGAGGGAAAGGTCATCAAGAAAG CTCTACCTGATATTTACTTCTTTGTAAAAGCGTCTGGATCTTCAGAGCAGCAGGTTCTGGTGTGTTTGGCCACAGGCTTCTACCCTAAACATGTGCAGATGGAGATCAGACGCGATCAGACACGGTTACCTGATGAGCAGCTGAACTCAAGTGGAATCAGATCAAACGCAGACGGATCCTTTCAGCTGAAGAAGAGCCTGAAGATCCTGCCGTCTGAAAGATCTCGCTATCAGTGTGTGGTGACTGAATGGATTCTGCCCATCACATATATGGCCTATAGAG GTGGAGTCCTGCTGTACATTGTAATTTTAGTCAGTTTGATTGTTGTTCCCATTGTTCTCACAATTTATCTactgataaaatatattaaacatccAA AAAAGCAGAAAACACCGAAGACACCATCACAAGTGAAACTGTTGA AAACACGTGCAGATTTggctgctgctttaaatgcttctTCAGATGAAGAAAACGCCACAGATGACAGTATGGAGGAGGTTCAGA TTGAGGAGCTTCATGAAACTCAAAGTCTTTGTGAGGCTAAAGAGACTCCAGCAGCAGCTCGAG GTGCAATGGGCTCTAAAAACATCTCTCTGCCTAATTTTG ccATGAAGAGAGAAGATACCGATCAGAACACTGTGACTCAGAATGCACTCTTGTTACCACTGCAAA GGAACTGCAGATCCAAGACCATTTCAATGCCAGCTCTAG CTCTAGAAAGAAAGGACAACAGTGACTCCAGCTAG
- the rnf5 gene encoding E3 ubiquitin-protein ligase RNF185 isoform X2, with product MEAAEQQRSSSDGAPARGAGLPGSGGGAGPGGGAEGERDRDRATFECNICLDTARDAVISLCGHLFCWPCLHQWLETRPSRQQCPVCKAGISRDKVIPLYGRGSTSQEDPRLKTPPRPQGQRTEPESRGVFQGFGDTGFHMSFGIGAFPFGFFTTVFNTNDPFQRRAVT from the exons ATGGAGGCCGCAGAGCAGCAGCGGAGCTCGAGTGACGGCGCGCCCGCCAGAGGAGCGGGACTCCCGGGCAGCGGGGGCGGAGCAGGTCCGGGAGGAGGCGCGGAAGGCGAGCGGGACAGAGATCGAGCCACTTTTGAGTGCAACATCTGCCTGGACACCGCGCGGGACGCGGTCATCAGCCTCTGCGGACATCTGTTCTG CTGGCCGTGTCTTCATCAG TGGCTGGAGACGCGTCCCAGCAGACAGCAGTGTCCCGTGTGTAAAGCAGGAATCAGTCGAGATAAAGTCATTCCTCTGTACGGCCGCGGCAGCACCAGCCAGGAAGATCCCag ATTGAAAACCCCCCCACGACCTCAGGGTCAAAGGACAGAACCAGAGAGCAGAGGA GTGTTTCAGGGTTTCGGTGACACAGGGTTTCACATGTCTTTTGGAATCGGGGCTTTTCCCTTTGGTTTTTTCACCACAGTCTTTAACACCAACGATCCTTTTCAAAGACGAG CCGTGACTTGA
- the rnf5 gene encoding E3 ubiquitin-protein ligase RNF5 isoform X1, with amino-acid sequence MEAAEQQRSSSDGAPARGAGLPGSGGGAGPGGGAEGERDRDRATFECNICLDTARDAVISLCGHLFCWPCLHQWLETRPSRQQCPVCKAGISRDKVIPLYGRGSTSQEDPRLKTPPRPQGQRTEPESRGVFQGFGDTGFHMSFGIGAFPFGFFTTVFNTNDPFQRRDPHYGGDLQADGNPNNGNNWQDSLFLFLAIIFFFWMLSV; translated from the exons ATGGAGGCCGCAGAGCAGCAGCGGAGCTCGAGTGACGGCGCGCCCGCCAGAGGAGCGGGACTCCCGGGCAGCGGGGGCGGAGCAGGTCCGGGAGGAGGCGCGGAAGGCGAGCGGGACAGAGATCGAGCCACTTTTGAGTGCAACATCTGCCTGGACACCGCGCGGGACGCGGTCATCAGCCTCTGCGGACATCTGTTCTG CTGGCCGTGTCTTCATCAG TGGCTGGAGACGCGTCCCAGCAGACAGCAGTGTCCCGTGTGTAAAGCAGGAATCAGTCGAGATAAAGTCATTCCTCTGTACGGCCGCGGCAGCACCAGCCAGGAAGATCCCag ATTGAAAACCCCCCCACGACCTCAGGGTCAAAGGACAGAACCAGAGAGCAGAGGA GTGTTTCAGGGTTTCGGTGACACAGGGTTTCACATGTCTTTTGGAATCGGGGCTTTTCCCTTTGGTTTTTTCACCACAGTCTTTAACACCAACGATCCTTTTCAAAGACGAG ATCCTCATTACGGAGGAGATCTTCAAGCCGACGGCAACCCCAACAACGGCAACAACTGGCAGGACTCGCTCTTCCTCTTCCTGgccatcatcttcttcttctggaTGCTGAGCGTGTGA